The Streptomyces phaeolivaceus genome has a window encoding:
- a CDS encoding LysR family transcriptional regulator — protein MELDPRRLRVLRAVALRGGVVDAAKVLHLTPSAVSQHLAQLEREVGQPLVDRSRRRAGLTPAGRLLAARAERIEHELTEARRELAELTGRSTGPVTVAAFSSAVCHLLVPALAALADSHPGLEPRVVEAEGADALRELRTGGLDLLVVEYDAADPDPHEQGRDLASAPVADDEYRVITPADWSPPPRSVRDLADRPWVTAPPGTACGRALARISAQYGFTPDRAHTAVEFPTTLALVRAGLGAAVVPTLALTDTPPDTVALPTVRVAGHRRIAAVWPASPSGPQPRASALVEALQESALNLGLTPAPVDSPLPPPP, from the coding sequence ATGGAACTGGACCCCCGCCGACTGCGCGTCCTGCGCGCCGTGGCCCTGCGCGGTGGTGTGGTGGACGCGGCGAAGGTGCTGCATCTGACGCCGTCGGCCGTGTCGCAGCACCTCGCGCAGTTGGAGCGGGAGGTGGGCCAGCCGCTGGTGGACCGTTCGCGGCGCCGGGCGGGCCTGACCCCGGCGGGCCGGCTCCTGGCGGCACGGGCCGAGCGGATCGAGCACGAACTGACGGAGGCCCGCCGTGAACTCGCCGAGCTGACCGGCCGTTCGACCGGGCCGGTGACGGTCGCCGCGTTCTCCTCGGCGGTCTGCCATCTGCTCGTCCCGGCCCTCGCCGCCCTCGCCGACAGTCACCCGGGCCTGGAGCCGAGGGTGGTGGAGGCGGAGGGCGCGGACGCCCTGCGCGAGCTGCGCACCGGTGGTCTGGATCTGCTGGTCGTCGAGTACGACGCCGCCGATCCCGATCCGCACGAGCAGGGGCGTGACCTGGCGTCCGCGCCGGTCGCCGACGACGAGTACCGCGTGATCACGCCCGCCGACTGGTCGCCGCCGCCCCGCTCGGTCCGCGACCTGGCCGACCGCCCCTGGGTCACCGCCCCGCCCGGCACGGCGTGCGGCCGTGCCCTGGCCCGGATCTCCGCCCAGTACGGCTTCACCCCGGACCGCGCCCACACCGCCGTGGAGTTCCCGACGACCCTGGCCCTGGTCCGGGCCGGCCTGGGCGCGGCCGTCGTCCCCACCCTCGCCCTCACCGACACCCCACCCGACACCGTCGCCCTCCCCACGGTCCGGGTAGCGGGCCACCGTCGCATCGCGGCGGTCTGGCCGGCCTCCCCCTCGGGCCCCCAGCCCCGCGCCTCGGCCCTGGTCGAGGCCCTCCAAGAGTCCGCCCTGAACCTGGGCCTGACACCCGCACCCGTCGACTCACCGCTCCCCCCGCCCCCGTAG
- a CDS encoding TetR/AcrR family transcriptional regulator yields the protein MSMSAPPGNRFERRRAETRQALVRAARRILAETGDTGDTGASIQTIAERADVGFGSFYNHFSSKAELFDAAVADALEEFGRTFDERLAGIEDPAELVAAGFRFSVRMVDSHPELMQVLRRRGLQHIHSDQGLAPRALRDLQAGIASGRFLPSDPVVTLTAMGGSLVSLVELRFNRPDIDPDTTATALAELMLRMLGVPPDEAHAISHRALPDLDG from the coding sequence ATGTCGATGTCAGCCCCGCCCGGCAACCGCTTCGAACGACGGCGCGCCGAGACGCGTCAGGCGCTGGTGCGCGCGGCTCGGCGGATCCTCGCCGAGACCGGTGACACCGGTGACACCGGTGCCAGCATCCAGACGATCGCCGAGCGCGCGGACGTCGGCTTCGGCTCCTTCTACAACCACTTCTCGTCGAAGGCGGAGCTGTTCGACGCGGCGGTGGCGGACGCCCTGGAGGAGTTCGGACGGACCTTCGACGAGCGACTGGCCGGGATCGAGGATCCGGCGGAGCTGGTCGCGGCCGGATTCCGGTTCAGCGTCCGGATGGTCGACTCGCATCCGGAGCTGATGCAGGTCCTGCGCCGCCGGGGCCTCCAGCACATCCACTCCGACCAGGGTCTGGCGCCCCGCGCGCTGCGCGACCTCCAGGCCGGCATCGCCTCGGGCCGCTTCCTGCCGTCCGACCCGGTCGTCACCCTCACCGCGATGGGCGGCTCCCTGGTCTCCCTCGTCGAACTCCGCTTCAACCGCCCCGACATCGACCCCGACACCACCGCCACGGCCCTCGCCGAACTCATGCTCCGCATGCTGGGCGTCCCCCCGGACGAGGCCCACGCCATCTCCCACCGCGCCTTGCCGGACCTCGACGGGTAG